Proteins encoded together in one Bacteroides ovatus window:
- a CDS encoding RagB/SusD family nutrient uptake outer membrane protein, with product MKLYMKSLTLLLFLGTVASCNDSFLDQTQTSDLNRETVFADSTYTANFLTGIYTDIGFDINYNRWTYLLANGGGLQSACDEAEFYPSSTIWTNMMFATGTVNPVTVSDDAWSKCYTNIRRCNVFLANIDRSPMVQSRKAQYISEALFLRAWYYFILMKHYGGVPIIGNNVYDATSTMKTSRNTWAECVEYVSHQCDSIVQLNVLPVRRTGQENGRASSAAALGLKARVCLYAASPLFNGSDFAPTDTKELVGYPSYDKERWKTAMDAARAVINLGTYNLFIRSKDLNGKAEPGFGFYVVFQAGDTRNANLTDDDGKNNNGAFAGNILDRKYQRESGHEAAYYPPSGSHSGTRHGGYIYKELADAFPMIDGKPINNSQYTFDPLNPAQNRDPRFNNTVIYDGALVPADDTYSATTVVNTWIGVGQTSDAVYQGTATGFYVRKGCDRLCKGSTWNPSRHNDPLIRYADILLMYAEAANEYHGPDFEETLGGQQLGCYPILKLIRKRAGIEPGADGMYGLKKNMTQKQMRQAIQEERRLEFAFEGHRFFDVRRWMIAPQTESKTMHGIEITRATDGTKTWKEFDVRTHVWRPAMYFFPIPYNETVKSKDLLQNPYYN from the coding sequence ATGAAATTGTACATGAAATCATTAACGCTACTCCTATTTTTAGGAACAGTTGCGTCCTGTAATGACAGTTTCCTCGATCAAACCCAAACTTCGGATTTAAATCGTGAGACCGTTTTTGCAGATAGTACGTATACCGCCAACTTCCTGACCGGAATTTATACCGATATCGGGTTTGATATCAACTACAACCGATGGACATACCTTTTGGCTAATGGTGGTGGGCTGCAAAGCGCTTGTGACGAAGCTGAATTTTATCCTTCGTCAACCATCTGGACAAACATGATGTTTGCTACCGGTACGGTTAATCCGGTTACGGTGAGTGATGATGCATGGTCGAAATGCTACACTAACATTCGCCGGTGTAACGTATTCCTTGCCAACATCGACCGATCACCGATGGTACAGAGCCGGAAAGCTCAATACATATCCGAAGCACTTTTCTTGCGTGCCTGGTACTACTTCATTCTGATGAAACACTACGGTGGTGTACCTATTATCGGTAATAACGTGTATGATGCTACTTCGACAATGAAAACCTCGCGCAACACATGGGCGGAATGTGTAGAGTATGTGTCCCATCAATGTGACTCTATCGTCCAACTCAATGTACTTCCCGTGCGACGAACAGGTCAAGAAAACGGTCGCGCCTCATCGGCAGCGGCATTGGGTCTTAAAGCCCGTGTCTGCCTCTATGCAGCTAGTCCATTATTCAATGGAAGTGATTTCGCTCCTACTGATACCAAAGAATTAGTAGGCTATCCCTCTTATGATAAAGAACGTTGGAAAACGGCAATGGATGCTGCCCGCGCAGTAATCAACCTAGGAACCTATAATCTCTTTATTAGAAGTAAAGATTTGAACGGCAAAGCCGAACCAGGTTTCGGATTCTACGTCGTATTCCAAGCCGGTGATACACGAAATGCCAATTTAACCGATGATGATGGTAAAAACAATAACGGAGCCTTTGCCGGCAATATCCTCGACCGTAAGTATCAACGTGAGTCCGGACATGAAGCTGCTTACTATCCACCTAGTGGAAGTCACTCCGGAACACGCCACGGCGGGTACATATACAAAGAATTGGCAGATGCCTTCCCTATGATTGACGGTAAACCCATTAACAACAGCCAATACACATTCGATCCTCTGAATCCCGCTCAAAATCGTGATCCACGTTTCAACAACACCGTGATTTATGATGGTGCTTTGGTCCCTGCTGACGATACTTACAGTGCTACCACAGTTGTTAACACATGGATTGGCGTAGGGCAAACAAGCGATGCCGTATACCAAGGCACTGCCACTGGTTTCTATGTACGCAAGGGATGTGATCGCTTATGTAAAGGTAGTACATGGAACCCAAGCCGTCACAACGATCCACTGATACGTTACGCCGACATTTTACTGATGTATGCTGAAGCAGCCAATGAATATCATGGGCCCGATTTCGAAGAAACACTAGGCGGACAACAACTTGGTTGCTATCCCATATTAAAACTCATTCGCAAGCGTGCCGGCATCGAGCCCGGTGCAGATGGTATGTATGGACTTAAAAAGAATATGACACAAAAACAGATGCGCCAAGCCATTCAGGAAGAACGCCGCCTTGAATTTGCTTTTGAAGGACATCGCTTCTTTGATGTACGCCGCTGGATGATTGCTCCGCAAACCGAAAGCAAAACCATGCATGGCATTGAAATCACTCGCGCCACTGACGGAACAAAGACTTGGAAAGAATTTGATGTACGCACGCATGTATGGCGTCCGGCTATGTACTTCTTCCCAATTCCTTACAATGAAACGGTGAAGTCGAAAGATTTGCTACAGAATCCCTACTATAATTAA
- a CDS encoding DUF4961 domain-containing protein: MKKKLISLLQRKRHIVALSTILMTFIVMSCLFIDSVDITQMIDGKAVNYAKAGTTATFKMHGHIKVQGDPRNDKRLVFGFLAPKSWNLAQNARVSYTEDTFDPNIGEQNMTLIPLTEQPSNKPGLSWSAALMQEYGVGTNILEDMEWAAYWTRPYNGVADEIHFTIYVRVPVGNKNLRFKPSFFINSTDDNFSTSADAKKCEEAGCFEVVEGEGLVTDFCSEHFNKTTPLTALQNDFVTFSFIGGMDDENALVKADKIYFEGTAVASDGHRYTVNEKSDKTLMKRENQYTKTYNITFWPEGFFNVPEGTELVSIEYAFTNADGSISVTQSDDDFVMLNIPLPPQKEPFIYTFYCE, translated from the coding sequence ATGAAAAAGAAATTAATCAGCTTGCTTCAACGCAAACGGCACATCGTAGCGTTATCAACTATACTTATGACTTTCATCGTTATGAGTTGCCTCTTTATCGATTCTGTCGATATAACCCAAATGATAGATGGAAAAGCCGTAAACTATGCAAAGGCCGGAACGACTGCTACTTTCAAAATGCATGGACACATTAAGGTTCAAGGAGACCCACGCAATGACAAACGACTTGTTTTCGGTTTTTTGGCTCCTAAGAGTTGGAATCTGGCACAAAATGCCAGAGTTTCGTACACAGAAGATACATTTGATCCGAATATAGGTGAGCAAAACATGACGCTTATCCCATTGACCGAACAACCTAGCAACAAACCAGGATTGTCATGGTCGGCTGCTCTCATGCAGGAATACGGTGTCGGTACCAATATTCTGGAAGATATGGAATGGGCAGCCTATTGGACAAGACCCTATAACGGTGTCGCAGATGAAATTCATTTTACAATCTATGTCCGTGTACCGGTAGGAAACAAAAATCTGCGTTTCAAACCATCATTCTTTATTAACAGTACTGACGATAACTTCAGTACAAGTGCAGATGCAAAGAAATGTGAGGAAGCCGGATGTTTTGAGGTAGTAGAAGGTGAAGGACTTGTCACTGACTTCTGTAGTGAACACTTCAACAAAACCACTCCATTAACAGCATTGCAAAACGACTTTGTAACCTTTAGCTTCATTGGAGGCATGGACGACGAAAATGCACTTGTCAAGGCCGATAAGATCTATTTTGAAGGAACGGCGGTAGCTAGCGACGGACACCGTTATACCGTAAATGAGAAGAGTGACAAGACCCTGATGAAACGAGAGAATCAGTATACCAAAACATACAATATCACATTCTGGCCGGAAGGGTTCTTCAATGTACCTGAAGGAACAGAGCTTGTAAGTATTGAATATGCCTTCACTAATGCCGATGGATCTATCTCCGTTACACAGTCTGATGATGACTTCGTAATGTTAAATATACCTCTTCCTCCGCAGAAGGAACCATTCATATATACGTTCTATTGCGAGTGA
- a CDS encoding DUF5004 domain-containing protein, whose protein sequence is MKHSIHLAAIALLTTLLVTSCDTFSAPADPDKNTEQVKDISGTWQLTTVSRNSNDITETMDFSQFQIDLKKDGKYTIENYLPFVVRHNGTWKVDDIYYPFRLYFTEDGATEQASTDILFPITNGERNIVITHSPGCGSNTYTYVFKKISEN, encoded by the coding sequence ATGAAACATAGCATACATTTGGCGGCAATAGCCTTGCTGACTACTCTGCTTGTGACATCGTGTGATACGTTCTCTGCTCCTGCTGATCCTGACAAAAACACGGAGCAGGTCAAAGACATATCAGGCACGTGGCAACTCACCACAGTGAGCCGCAACAGTAATGATATTACCGAAACCATGGACTTCAGCCAGTTCCAAATTGACCTGAAGAAAGATGGTAAGTACACAATTGAAAACTATCTGCCTTTTGTGGTACGCCACAATGGCACGTGGAAAGTTGACGATATCTATTATCCTTTTCGCCTCTATTTCACAGAGGATGGAGCCACGGAGCAGGCCAGTACCGATATCCTATTCCCCATTACCAATGGCGAACGTAACATCGTGATTACTCATAGCCCCGGGTGTGGTTCGAATACCTACACCTATGTATTCAAGAAAATATCAGAAAACTAA
- a CDS encoding GH92 family glycosyl hydrolase, with protein MNKLIYLVIFSFLSTSIYAQMKDLVQYVNTLQGTDSHFGLSYGNTYPTTGMPYAMHTWSAQTGKNGEGWKYQYAVDNIRGFCQSHQCSPWMSDYAVYSFMPMVGKLVVNQEMRATKFSHDNEIAKPHYYKVMLDNGITTEMAPTTRGVHLRFSYPSTEDAYLVIDGYTDMSEIKIDPAKRQISGWVNNQRFVNNSKTFRSYFVVQFDKAFEDYGMWENQKDEIYPKKLEGEGKGYGAYIKFKKGSKVQAKAASSYISAEQAVITLNDELGKDKNLEATKIRGHKTWNELLNRIQVEGGTDEQMKTFYSCLFRANLFSRKFYERKANGEPYYYSPYDGKVYDGYMYTDNGFWDTFRSQFPLTNILHPTMQGRYMNALLAAQEQCGWLPSWSAPGETGGMLGNHSISLLADAWAKGIRTFDPEKALKAYAHEAMNKGPWGGANGRGFWKEYFELGYVPYPESMGSSAQTMEYAYDDFCGYQLAKMTGNKHYQEVFARQMYNYKNVFDPSIGFMRGKGVDGKWQEPFDPLEWGGPFCEGNAWHYTWSVFHDVEGLIDLFGSDQRFTTKMDSVFTLPSTIKPGTYGGVIHEMKEMELSGMGQYAHGNQPIQHMPYLYSYAGQPWKTQYWVRQIVERLYNSTERGYPGDEDQGGMSSWYILSSLGIYAVCPGTDEYVIGSPLFKKATITMENGNKFVIEANNNSKENLYIQSATLNGRVLDKNFIRYDDIADGGIIRFEMGSQPNKERCTSKYAAPFSLSKE; from the coding sequence ATGAACAAGCTCATTTATTTAGTAATTTTCTCTTTCTTATCAACAAGTATATATGCCCAAATGAAAGACCTTGTGCAATATGTCAATACACTGCAAGGTACCGACTCTCATTTCGGATTAAGTTATGGAAATACATACCCTACTACCGGTATGCCTTATGCCATGCATACGTGGTCTGCCCAAACAGGGAAAAATGGAGAAGGCTGGAAATATCAATATGCGGTAGATAATATCAGAGGATTCTGCCAGTCTCACCAATGCAGTCCGTGGATGAGTGATTATGCAGTGTATTCCTTTATGCCGATGGTAGGGAAGTTAGTCGTTAATCAGGAGATGCGGGCAACGAAGTTCAGCCATGATAATGAAATTGCCAAGCCGCATTATTATAAAGTGATGCTGGATAATGGAATTACAACCGAGATGGCTCCAACTACTCGTGGTGTACATTTACGCTTTTCTTATCCCTCTACCGAAGACGCCTATCTGGTAATTGACGGATATACGGATATGAGTGAAATTAAGATTGATCCGGCAAAGAGACAAATCTCCGGTTGGGTGAATAACCAACGTTTTGTAAATAACTCTAAGACATTCCGTAGTTACTTTGTAGTGCAGTTCGACAAAGCATTTGAGGATTACGGTATGTGGGAAAATCAGAAAGATGAGATTTATCCTAAAAAGTTGGAAGGAGAAGGCAAAGGCTATGGTGCTTATATCAAATTTAAGAAAGGATCGAAAGTACAGGCAAAGGCTGCCTCTTCCTATATCAGCGCAGAGCAGGCTGTGATTACATTGAACGACGAACTGGGTAAAGATAAGAATTTGGAAGCCACCAAAATACGTGGACATAAAACGTGGAATGAATTATTGAACAGAATCCAGGTAGAAGGTGGAACAGACGAACAAATGAAGACTTTCTACTCCTGCCTGTTCCGTGCCAATCTCTTCTCACGCAAATTCTATGAACGTAAAGCGAATGGAGAACCTTATTATTATAGTCCTTATGACGGCAAAGTATATGATGGATATATGTATACAGATAATGGCTTCTGGGACACTTTCCGTTCTCAATTTCCATTAACTAATATTCTTCATCCTACCATGCAGGGACGTTACATGAATGCCTTGCTTGCCGCACAAGAACAATGCGGATGGTTACCTTCCTGGTCAGCTCCCGGAGAAACAGGAGGAATGTTGGGTAATCACTCCATTTCATTATTGGCAGATGCGTGGGCAAAAGGGATTCGGACTTTTGATCCGGAGAAAGCCTTAAAAGCATACGCGCACGAAGCCATGAATAAAGGTCCTTGGGGAGGTGCCAACGGACGTGGTTTCTGGAAAGAATATTTTGAACTGGGATATGTTCCTTATCCGGAATCAATGGGATCGAGTGCACAGACAATGGAATATGCATACGATGATTTCTGTGGCTACCAACTGGCTAAAATGACCGGAAACAAACACTATCAGGAAGTCTTTGCCCGTCAGATGTATAATTATAAAAACGTATTCGATCCGTCTATCGGTTTTATGCGTGGAAAAGGCGTTGATGGTAAATGGCAGGAACCGTTTGACCCATTGGAGTGGGGTGGACCTTTCTGCGAAGGTAATGCCTGGCATTATACCTGGTCCGTATTCCATGATGTAGAAGGATTAATAGACTTGTTCGGAAGCGACCAAAGATTTACGACCAAAATGGATTCGGTATTCACCCTTCCCAGCACTATTAAACCGGGAACTTACGGAGGAGTGATCCATGAAATGAAAGAAATGGAATTGTCGGGTATGGGACAATATGCACACGGCAATCAGCCGATTCAGCACATGCCTTATCTGTATAGCTATGCCGGCCAACCGTGGAAAACCCAGTATTGGGTGCGTCAGATCGTTGAAAGATTGTATAATTCCACAGAAAGAGGATATCCGGGAGACGAAGATCAAGGTGGTATGTCATCATGGTATATCTTGAGCTCATTAGGCATTTATGCCGTTTGTCCGGGTACGGATGAGTATGTAATTGGCAGTCCGTTATTTAAGAAAGCTACTATAACGATGGAAAACGGTAATAAATTCGTGATTGAAGCGAACAACAATAGTAAAGAGAATCTCTATATCCAGTCTGCTACCTTAAATGGACGTGTGTTGGATAAGAATTTTATCAGATACGACGATATAGCAGACGGAGGAATTATCCGTTTTGAAATGGGAAGTCAACCGAATAAAGAACGATGTACGTCGAAGTATGCCGCTCCCTTCTCATTGTCGAAAGAATAA
- a CDS encoding DUF5005 domain-containing protein: MKPIHLILSIALLAGGACGDQQEPYYGNSEVKMPQIDSEWNLELMPNRSGQYWKVFVYKDLKYNALFTRSLGWNGGDGVFTTGLPDGNIFWSFNDSFYGVINENRSRGNCSFPRNSIMVQTPGEKDENLVWLADYVQTNDPNADRYYQVRTHIRHPKATLSDEKIQAGEIDQDYLYWAGDATIYNNQMQMLWGAVDNTDPNNLMRRFGTCLATYSLEGKPGDATYMKLISRNDNFNDHTLGYGDTMWEDEDGHIYLYTTSNYKVAVARTATRDLGSQWEYYVADPQGHFSWTTQYPSTQDAENSTIIPLESACSMPWVFKKGDTYYMIGQSMWFGRDVLMFRSKHPYGPFVDQKTLFTLPEFLDKIGEQRYQHVYMVNIHPALSRTGELVISTNTDCSNFWDNFNAPGSADFYRPYFYRVFNWESLYDNDAPLE, translated from the coding sequence ATGAAACCAATTCATCTTATCCTAAGTATCGCACTCCTCGCCGGAGGAGCATGTGGTGACCAGCAAGAACCTTATTACGGCAATTCAGAAGTGAAGATGCCTCAAATTGATTCCGAATGGAATCTCGAACTAATGCCAAATCGATCAGGACAATATTGGAAAGTGTTCGTCTACAAAGACTTGAAATACAATGCCCTTTTCACTCGGTCGTTGGGCTGGAATGGAGGAGACGGTGTGTTCACCACTGGTTTGCCTGACGGGAATATATTTTGGTCGTTCAATGATAGCTTCTATGGCGTAATCAATGAAAATCGTTCACGAGGTAATTGTAGTTTCCCTCGTAACAGTATTATGGTACAAACACCTGGTGAGAAGGATGAAAATCTTGTTTGGTTAGCTGATTACGTACAAACCAACGATCCTAATGCGGATAGATACTATCAGGTACGTACTCACATTCGTCATCCGAAAGCTACACTATCGGATGAAAAAATACAAGCTGGAGAAATCGATCAGGATTATCTTTATTGGGCAGGAGATGCTACGATATATAACAATCAGATGCAAATGTTGTGGGGAGCCGTTGATAATACCGATCCGAACAACTTGATGCGCCGCTTTGGTACTTGCTTGGCTACTTATAGCTTGGAAGGAAAGCCGGGTGATGCTACTTATATGAAACTTATCAGTCGTAATGATAATTTTAACGACCACACTTTAGGTTATGGCGACACTATGTGGGAAGACGAAGACGGACATATCTATCTTTACACAACTTCCAATTATAAGGTGGCTGTGGCACGTACCGCTACACGCGACCTTGGCAGCCAGTGGGAATATTATGTGGCCGATCCGCAAGGACATTTCTCGTGGACAACGCAGTACCCCTCAACCCAAGATGCTGAAAATTCTACAATTATCCCTTTGGAAAGTGCATGTTCTATGCCTTGGGTATTTAAAAAAGGTGATACCTACTACATGATCGGACAATCCATGTGGTTCGGGAGAGACGTGCTGATGTTCCGTAGTAAGCACCCTTATGGGCCGTTTGTCGACCAAAAGACTCTCTTTACATTGCCCGAATTTCTTGATAAGATTGGCGAACAACGTTATCAACATGTTTATATGGTAAATATTCATCCGGCTTTATCACGTACCGGTGAATTGGTGATCTCTACCAATACAGACTGTTCCAACTTTTGGGATAATTTCAATGCACCGGGTAGTGCTGACTTCTATCGTCCTTATTTCTACCGTGTATTTAATTGGGAATCATTGTACGATAACGATGCTCCACTTGAGTAA